Proteins co-encoded in one Neovison vison isolate M4711 chromosome 9, ASM_NN_V1, whole genome shotgun sequence genomic window:
- the POLE3 gene encoding DNA polymerase epsilon subunit 3 — protein MAERPEDLNLPNAVITRIIKEALPDGVNISKEARSAISRAASVFVLYATSCANNFAMKGKRKTLNASDVLSAMEEMEFQRFVTPLKEALEAYRREQKGKKEASEQKKKDKDKKTDPEEQDKSRDEDNEEDEERLEEEEQNEEEEVDN, from the exons ATGGCGGAGAGGCCCGAGGACCTAAACCTGCCCAATGCCGTCATCACCAGGATCATCAAGGAAGCG CTCCCGGACGGTGTCAACATCTCCAAGGAGGCCCGCAGCGCCATCTCCCGCGCCGCCAGCGTCTTCGTGCTGTACGCCACTTCCTG cgccAACAACTTCGCGATGAAAGGGAAACGCAAAACCCTGAATGCCAGTGACGTGCTCTCGGCCATGGAAGAGATGGAGTTCCAGCGGTTCGTTACCCCGTTGAAAGAAGCTCTGGAAG CATATAGGAGAGAGCAGAAAGGCAAAAAGGAAGCTTCAGAGCAAAAGAAGAAggacaaagacaagaaaacagaTCCAGAAGAGCAAGACAAGAGCAGGGATGAGGACAACGAGGAAGACGAGGAAAGGCTAGAAGAAGAGGAACAGAATGAAGAGGAGGAAGTGGACAACTAA